A portion of the Chromobacterium sp. IIBBL 290-4 genome contains these proteins:
- a CDS encoding DUF927 domain-containing protein, with protein MSKNDLEALQNALEAGKFTLRPRYQVTHDAVQFIDVKRNAETGELSELPPVTLCDRLELIGRGEDETGRQYRILSWRSRGSGTPRRVAFPLRLAGEREGWAMLRDAGLAISSRRGLQERLAEYLQTDGDNTLHRVTERGGWQHGAYILPSGEVLGQPKQPVFYNGDLSSAEAYQAAGDVGSWRDNVARLAAGNSRCMLALGCAFAAPLASLVDLESGGFHLFGDSGDGKTTVARMAGSVWGHPDLQVLNWDATPLALANSAAARNDGLMVLDEVGQGSPDAVSMASYRLFNGVGKAQGAKEGGNRQMPRWRVLALSTGEHPLGQFLSGNGRQVKAGQETRLASIPADAGAGYGAFECLHEHDTPGQLAEAIKDAAIAHHGTAGRAFIAHVTAHRCEIAARLREAMAAWRDALPAGAVGQARRIATRFAVLAVALELATESGLTGWAAGVGCEAMRRISREWLAINGAGKHEDKAIARQASLFLEVNGLARFIALPAPDELPRVSNLAGYRRYSRDGEPEYLVLPGVFDAEVIAGFDRNKACKALVDVGMIKRSSGSHTSKHRTPSHPKGGWYFLMIPVDLEAANEPADDLAG; from the coding sequence ATGAGCAAGAACGATCTGGAAGCCCTGCAAAACGCGCTGGAGGCGGGCAAGTTCACGCTGCGCCCGCGCTACCAAGTCACCCACGACGCCGTGCAGTTCATCGACGTGAAGCGCAACGCAGAAACCGGCGAGCTGTCCGAGCTGCCGCCTGTCACCCTCTGCGACCGCCTGGAGCTGATCGGCCGAGGCGAAGACGAAACCGGCCGGCAATATCGCATTCTGTCCTGGCGCAGCCGTGGCAGCGGCACGCCTCGACGCGTGGCCTTTCCGCTGCGCCTGGCGGGCGAGCGTGAAGGCTGGGCAATGCTGCGGGATGCCGGCCTGGCCATCTCCTCGCGCCGAGGCCTGCAAGAGCGGCTGGCGGAATACCTGCAAACCGATGGCGACAACACCTTGCACCGCGTCACCGAGCGCGGCGGCTGGCAGCATGGCGCGTACATCCTGCCGTCTGGCGAGGTGCTGGGGCAGCCCAAGCAGCCGGTTTTCTACAATGGCGACCTCAGCAGCGCCGAGGCGTACCAGGCCGCGGGCGACGTCGGCAGCTGGCGCGACAACGTGGCCCGCCTCGCTGCCGGCAACAGCCGCTGCATGCTGGCGCTGGGCTGCGCCTTTGCCGCGCCGCTGGCCAGCTTGGTGGATCTGGAGTCGGGCGGCTTCCACCTGTTTGGCGACAGCGGCGACGGCAAAACCACCGTGGCGCGCATGGCCGGCTCGGTTTGGGGCCATCCTGACTTGCAGGTCTTGAATTGGGACGCCACCCCGCTGGCGCTGGCCAATAGCGCCGCCGCGCGCAATGACGGCCTGATGGTGCTGGACGAAGTCGGCCAGGGCAGCCCGGACGCCGTCAGCATGGCCAGCTATCGCCTGTTCAACGGCGTAGGCAAGGCGCAAGGCGCGAAGGAAGGCGGGAACCGGCAGATGCCGCGCTGGCGCGTGCTGGCGCTGTCCACCGGCGAGCATCCGCTCGGCCAATTCCTCAGCGGCAACGGCAGGCAGGTGAAGGCAGGCCAGGAAACCCGCCTGGCAAGCATTCCTGCGGACGCTGGCGCCGGCTATGGCGCGTTCGAATGCCTGCATGAGCATGACACACCCGGCCAACTGGCGGAGGCCATCAAAGACGCCGCTATCGCCCACCATGGAACGGCTGGCCGCGCGTTCATTGCGCATGTAACCGCCCATCGCTGCGAGATCGCCGCACGGCTGCGCGAAGCCATGGCGGCATGGCGCGACGCCTTGCCCGCCGGCGCTGTTGGCCAGGCCCGCCGCATTGCTACCCGTTTCGCCGTCCTGGCGGTGGCGCTGGAGCTGGCGACAGAGAGCGGGCTGACCGGCTGGGCGGCTGGTGTGGGGTGCGAGGCCATGCGGCGCATTTCCCGCGAGTGGCTGGCCATCAACGGCGCCGGCAAGCATGAGGACAAGGCCATTGCACGGCAAGCCAGTCTATTTCTTGAGGTTAATGGCCTTGCTCGCTTCATCGCGCTGCCCGCCCCAGATGAGCTGCCACGCGTGTCAAATCTAGCGGGTTATCGGCGGTACTCCAGAGACGGCGAGCCGGAATATCTGGTGCTGCCTGGCGTGTTTGATGCTGAAGTCATCGCAGGGTTTGACCGCAACAAGGCATGCAAGGCTTTGGTAGACGTGGGGATGATCAAGCGCTCCAGTGGCAGCCATACCAGCAAGCACCGGACGCCTTCGCACCCGAAAGGCGGATGGTACTTCTTGATGATTCCCGTAGACCTGGAGGCCGCAAACGAGCCCGCCGACGACCTGGCCGGCTGA
- a CDS encoding toprim domain-containing protein gives MRLNIDEIRRQAVGRWPDILTALGISAEVLARRRNQPCPACGGTDRFQWIDKGSGRFVCRGIDNQGGDGFALVQHWLGCDFLAAARAVAGTLGIDSSHPLPERPKPAQTPAKRQKDQRAAVARLWQEAHPITAGDPVARYLAGRGLVLEPFPDALRHHPSLPYWAEVAGRPVLLGHLPAMLGAVSSPSGALVALHRTYLNDAGGKADIRHPTSGETLKVKKLMAGREGDMRGAAIRLQPPEDGRLALAEGIETALAVALGSRMPCWAAVSAWGMANAAIPDAAGEVFIMADNDASQTGQKAAEALARRLVSEGREVRILTPSTPGADWLDVLTATRKPQ, from the coding sequence ATGCGATTGAACATCGACGAAATACGGCGGCAGGCAGTTGGGCGATGGCCGGATATTCTGACCGCCCTGGGCATCTCCGCCGAGGTGCTGGCGCGGCGCCGCAATCAGCCTTGCCCGGCCTGCGGAGGCACTGACAGATTTCAGTGGATCGACAAGGGCAGCGGCCGTTTTGTCTGCCGCGGCATCGATAACCAGGGCGGCGACGGCTTCGCGCTGGTGCAGCACTGGCTTGGCTGCGACTTCCTGGCCGCTGCGCGCGCCGTGGCTGGCACCTTGGGCATCGACAGCAGCCATCCCCTACCCGAACGGCCAAAACCCGCTCAAACGCCGGCAAAACGCCAAAAAGACCAGCGGGCCGCCGTCGCCCGCCTGTGGCAAGAGGCCCACCCCATCACCGCCGGCGATCCCGTGGCGCGCTACCTGGCCGGCCGCGGGCTGGTGCTGGAGCCTTTCCCCGATGCGTTGCGCCATCATCCCTCCCTGCCCTATTGGGCTGAGGTGGCTGGCCGGCCGGTGCTGCTGGGCCACCTCCCGGCCATGCTGGGCGCGGTGTCGTCGCCATCCGGCGCGCTGGTGGCGCTGCATCGCACCTACCTGAACGACGCCGGCGGCAAGGCTGACATCCGCCACCCAACCAGCGGCGAAACGCTCAAGGTCAAGAAGCTGATGGCCGGCCGCGAAGGCGACATGCGCGGCGCGGCGATCCGTCTGCAGCCTCCGGAGGATGGCCGGCTGGCGCTGGCAGAAGGCATCGAAACCGCGCTAGCCGTGGCCCTTGGCAGCCGCATGCCCTGCTGGGCGGCCGTGAGTGCTTGGGGAATGGCCAATGCCGCCATTCCTGACGCCGCTGGCGAGGTTTTTATCATGGCCGACAACGACGCCAGCCAAACCGGCCAGAAGGCAGCAGAAGCGCTTGCGCGCCGTCTAGTGAGCGAAGGCCGCGAAGTCCGCATTCTGACACCAAGCACGCCCGGCGCTGACTGGCTGGACGTACTGACCGCAACAAGGAAGCCGCAATGA
- a CDS encoding KilA-N domain-containing protein, producing MTKLIQADFNGQAMQFTADGWFNATTAAAKYGKRPNDWLSLPETGKYLEALTRKYGEIPFFKTKRGGDTGKSGNAQGTWLHPKLAVRFAQWLDMDFAIWCDEQIDALIRGQTKPDDWSAARVAAASNHRLLCDMVNLHRQAIGKGSTAHHYANEARLINWAFSGRFSPIDRDALSVPELRLLELLERQDAVLLGAGKGYDERKAALQAFATEQRQRLAIPANDVAGRISA from the coding sequence ATGACCAAGCTCATTCAAGCCGATTTCAACGGCCAGGCGATGCAGTTCACCGCTGATGGCTGGTTCAATGCGACGACTGCGGCGGCAAAATATGGGAAGCGCCCGAATGACTGGCTTTCACTGCCTGAAACGGGAAAGTACCTGGAAGCACTCACGCGCAAATATGGGGAAATCCCCTTTTTCAAGACCAAGCGCGGGGGCGATACCGGAAAATCTGGTAACGCTCAAGGCACTTGGCTTCATCCGAAATTGGCAGTGCGGTTCGCTCAATGGCTGGATATGGACTTCGCAATCTGGTGCGACGAGCAGATAGACGCCCTGATCCGTGGACAGACCAAGCCTGACGACTGGAGCGCCGCCCGTGTGGCCGCCGCCAGCAATCACCGGCTGTTATGCGACATGGTGAACCTGCACCGCCAGGCCATCGGCAAAGGCAGCACCGCACACCACTACGCCAATGAAGCCAGGCTGATCAATTGGGCGTTTTCCGGCCGGTTCTCACCCATCGACCGGGACGCGCTCAGCGTGCCAGAGCTGCGTCTACTGGAGCTGCTGGAACGTCAAGACGCCGTGCTGCTGGGCGCAGGCAAGGGCTACGACGAACGCAAAGCCGCCCTGCAGGCGTTCGCCACTGAGCAGCGCCAGCGCCTTGCCATCCCGGCCAATGATGTTGCGGGGAGGATTTCAGCATGA
- a CDS encoding helix-turn-helix domain-containing protein, with the protein MTYQDRKPPTLTGQRAEVMQIIREYGYRSVPLYSLTLTGEFSIPEAAARIHELREMGFNILSIIHPEILYRGRVRRGVAQYVLGTPAWPRPGFFADDEEAA; encoded by the coding sequence ATGACTTACCAAGACCGCAAGCCGCCCACGCTCACCGGCCAGCGCGCCGAGGTGATGCAGATCATCCGAGAATATGGCTATCGCAGCGTACCGCTTTACAGCCTGACGCTGACAGGCGAGTTTTCGATACCTGAAGCCGCCGCGCGCATCCATGAACTGCGCGAAATGGGCTTCAACATATTGTCGATTATTCACCCGGAAATCCTCTATCGCGGCCGCGTTCGCCGTGGCGTCGCTCAATATGTGCTTGGCACGCCTGCATGGCCGCGCCCTGGCTTCTTTGCCGACGATGAGGAGGCCGCATGA
- a CDS encoding AlpA family transcriptional regulator: protein MAEQIKQALIRRKQLEQRLNVSRQWIYDRLNPKSPRYDPTFPKQIQLGARAGAVGWLEHEIDAWLESRIAASREAA from the coding sequence ATGGCCGAGCAAATCAAACAAGCACTCATCCGACGCAAGCAATTAGAACAGCGTCTGAACGTCAGCCGGCAATGGATCTATGATCGGCTGAACCCTAAATCCCCCCGCTATGACCCCACCTTCCCCAAGCAGATCCAGCTTGGCGCGCGAGCTGGCGCCGTGGGCTGGCTTGAGCATGAAATTGATGCTTGGCTAGAGTCCCGCATAGCAGCTAGTCGGGAGGCGGCGTGA
- a CDS encoding tyrosine-type recombinase/integrase has product MPLTDKECRNAKPTGADYQLSDGGGLSLVVRAKGTKLWRYEGRLEGRKIKFSIGNYPEYGLAEARKLLEAVRVLIQKGRHPEEALEYADAKRMILEGRALAEVDEANEQKAKAVTAEEEAAARAQRMTFAEAASRYKAEWVDHNWKHPDKGFSPARLHLLPKLGDMALEDIDVPAIRDLLLDVRERRGVQAALHAHGWASRILDYAAEHLWCKHNPAKLIKPARIGTKGKRTRWLKAHEIRRYLVGLYQADCYRGYKLALHLLLMLALRKNELVSANWSEFDLEAGEWLIPAGRMKARREHRVFLPKQAIEMLQELKRLGGGSEWVMPMPSNKLRPMHGNNLNGAHAAAITAAAIEDCTIHDHRHTASTHLREMGHMPEVVEAALSHAIPGIAGVYAHAQYKEQRLAMLQSWADFLDLIMNEKTVLQATFRKIA; this is encoded by the coding sequence ATGCCGCTGACCGATAAGGAATGCAGGAATGCCAAGCCTACCGGCGCCGACTACCAGCTAAGCGATGGCGGCGGCCTGTCTCTGGTTGTCCGCGCCAAGGGAACGAAGCTATGGCGCTACGAAGGCCGGCTGGAAGGCAGAAAGATCAAGTTCAGCATCGGCAACTATCCAGAGTACGGCCTTGCGGAAGCCCGCAAGCTGCTGGAGGCCGTGCGAGTCCTGATCCAGAAGGGCCGGCATCCCGAAGAGGCCCTGGAGTATGCCGACGCAAAGCGGATGATCCTTGAAGGCAGAGCCCTGGCTGAGGTTGACGAAGCGAACGAGCAAAAGGCCAAGGCGGTAACCGCTGAAGAGGAAGCCGCAGCCAGAGCCCAGCGCATGACCTTTGCCGAGGCCGCAAGCCGCTACAAAGCCGAATGGGTGGATCACAATTGGAAGCACCCTGATAAGGGCTTCTCCCCTGCCCGGCTCCACCTTCTCCCCAAGCTTGGGGACATGGCGCTTGAAGATATAGACGTGCCTGCCATCCGTGATTTGCTGCTGGATGTCCGCGAGCGCAGAGGCGTACAAGCGGCTTTGCATGCCCACGGCTGGGCCTCCCGCATTCTGGACTACGCAGCTGAACATCTTTGGTGCAAACACAACCCTGCAAAGCTGATTAAGCCCGCCCGGATCGGGACCAAAGGCAAGCGCACCCGCTGGCTCAAGGCGCATGAAATCAGGCGCTACCTCGTTGGGCTTTATCAGGCCGATTGCTACCGTGGTTATAAGCTGGCGCTGCATCTGCTGCTGATGCTGGCGCTGCGCAAGAATGAATTGGTTTCGGCCAACTGGAGCGAGTTTGATCTAGAGGCAGGCGAATGGCTCATCCCCGCCGGGAGAATGAAGGCAAGGCGGGAACATCGTGTTTTCTTGCCCAAGCAGGCCATCGAAATGCTGCAAGAGCTGAAGCGCTTGGGCGGCGGGAGTGAGTGGGTTATGCCAATGCCAAGCAACAAGCTCCGCCCGATGCATGGCAACAACCTAAACGGAGCCCATGCCGCGGCCATCACGGCGGCCGCTATTGAGGACTGCACGATTCACGATCATCGGCACACTGCATCCACCCACCTGCGCGAGATGGGCCACATGCCGGAAGTTGTCGAAGCTGCACTCAGTCACGCAATCCCAGGCATTGCCGGCGTCTACGCCCACGCGCAATACAAAGAACAGCGCTTGGCAATGCTTCAGTCTTGGGCTGATTTCCTTGACTTGATCATGAACGAGAAGACCGTACTTCAGGCGACATTCCGCAAGATCGCCTGA
- the glnA gene encoding type I glutamate--ammonia ligase has product MAVADVVKLIQENDVKFVDLRFTDTRGKEQHVSIPAHVLLEDADAWFEHGHAFDGSSIAGWKGIQASDMLLIADPATARVDPFFDEPTVFMHCDVIDPADGKGYDRDPRSIAKRAEAYLKASGVGDTAYFGPEPEFFIFDSITWGADMSGCFVKIKAEEAAWASAEEFEGGNMGHRPGIKGGYFPVPPVDSSQDIRSAMVLLLEELGIPVEVHHHEVATAGQNEIGTKFSTLTQRADWTQILKYVVHNVAHSYGKTATFMPKPIVGDNGSGMHVHQSIWKDGQNLFAGEGYAGLSDTALYYIGGIIKHAKALNAITNPGTNSYKRLVPHYEAPVKLAYSAKNRSASIRIPHVASPKARRIEARFPDPLANPYLCFSALLMAGLDGIQNKIHPGDAADKNLYDLPPEEDKLIPTVCASLDEALAALDKDREFLTRGGVFSNEWIDAYIDLKMQEVNLARMTTHPVEFAMYYSL; this is encoded by the coding sequence ATGGCAGTAGCCGACGTAGTCAAACTGATCCAAGAAAACGACGTCAAATTTGTCGATCTGCGCTTTACCGATACCCGCGGCAAAGAACAGCACGTCTCCATCCCGGCCCATGTGCTGCTGGAAGACGCCGACGCCTGGTTCGAACACGGCCACGCTTTCGATGGCTCGTCCATCGCCGGCTGGAAAGGCATCCAGGCCTCCGACATGCTGCTGATCGCCGACCCGGCTACCGCCCGCGTCGACCCGTTCTTCGACGAGCCGACCGTATTCATGCACTGCGACGTGATCGACCCGGCCGACGGCAAGGGCTACGACCGCGACCCGCGCTCCATCGCCAAGCGCGCTGAAGCCTACCTGAAGGCATCCGGCGTGGGCGATACCGCCTACTTCGGCCCGGAGCCGGAATTCTTCATTTTCGACAGCATCACCTGGGGCGCCGACATGTCCGGCTGCTTCGTCAAGATCAAGGCTGAAGAAGCGGCCTGGGCCTCGGCTGAAGAATTCGAAGGCGGCAATATGGGCCACCGTCCGGGCATCAAGGGCGGCTACTTCCCGGTGCCGCCGGTGGATTCCTCGCAAGACATCCGCTCCGCCATGGTGCTGCTGCTGGAAGAACTGGGCATCCCGGTTGAAGTGCACCACCACGAAGTGGCCACCGCCGGCCAGAACGAAATCGGCACCAAGTTCAGCACGCTGACCCAGCGCGCCGACTGGACCCAGATCCTGAAGTACGTGGTGCACAACGTGGCCCACAGCTACGGCAAGACCGCCACCTTCATGCCGAAACCCATCGTCGGCGACAACGGCTCCGGCATGCACGTGCACCAGTCCATCTGGAAAGACGGCCAGAACCTGTTCGCGGGCGAAGGCTACGCCGGCCTGTCCGATACCGCCCTGTACTACATCGGCGGCATCATCAAGCACGCCAAGGCGCTGAACGCCATCACCAACCCGGGCACCAACTCCTACAAGCGTCTGGTTCCGCACTACGAGGCGCCGGTGAAGCTGGCTTACTCCGCCAAGAACCGTTCGGCTTCCATCCGCATCCCGCACGTGGCCAGCCCCAAGGCTCGCCGCATCGAAGCGCGCTTCCCGGATCCGTTGGCCAACCCCTACCTGTGCTTCTCCGCGCTGCTGATGGCCGGCCTGGACGGCATCCAGAACAAGATCCACCCGGGCGATGCCGCGGACAAGAACCTGTACGATCTGCCGCCGGAAGAAGACAAGCTGATCCCGACCGTTTGCGCCTCGCTGGACGAAGCGCTGGCGGCCCTGGACAAGGACCGCGAGTTCCTGACCCGCGGCGGCGTGTTCTCCAACGAATGGATCGACGCCTACATCGACCTGAAGATGCAGGAAGTGAACCTGGCCCGCATGACCACCCACCCGGTGGAATTCGCGATGTACTACTCGCTGTAA
- a CDS encoding rhodanese-like domain-containing protein: MSKLNQILQTAHQRAEQLGLPYSGAVLPDEAYELLQILPKAVLLDVRSHAEWQFVGTVPDAVNIEWKSFPGMTLNPHFLAQLTHQIDPEAVLLVMCRSGARSDQVARLAAENGYSEVYNVLEGFEGDLDARGHRNSVGGWRQRGLPWVQG; encoded by the coding sequence ATGAGCAAACTCAATCAGATTTTGCAAACCGCCCATCAGCGCGCAGAGCAGCTGGGCCTGCCGTATAGCGGCGCGGTGCTGCCGGACGAGGCTTATGAACTGTTGCAAATCTTGCCCAAGGCGGTGTTGCTGGATGTGCGCAGCCATGCGGAGTGGCAGTTTGTCGGCACCGTGCCGGACGCGGTCAATATAGAGTGGAAAAGTTTCCCCGGCATGACGCTCAATCCCCATTTCCTGGCGCAGCTGACGCATCAGATTGACCCGGAGGCGGTGTTGCTGGTGATGTGCCGTTCCGGCGCGCGCTCCGATCAGGTGGCGCGTCTCGCGGCGGAAAATGGCTATAGCGAGGTGTACAACGTGCTGGAAGGCTTCGAGGGCGATCTGGACGCCCGCGGCCACCGCAACTCGGTGGGCGGCTGGCGCCAGCGGGGCCTGCCCTGGGTGCAAGGCTGA
- the aroE gene encoding shikimate dehydrogenase produces the protein MTDRYAVIGNPISHSQSPFIHEEFARATGQDISYEKLFADIGKFNEVVGDFVAHGGKGLNITLPFKGDAYRYAHELTERARAAEAVNTLAFREGKIYGDNTDGVGLVRDIVENLDYPIQGQRVLILGAGGAVRGVLEPILEQKPASLTVANRTVIKAESLAHHFARYGKVEAVGYDALEGRSFDIIINATSTSLNNEMPPLPHGVFTARTLAYDMVYSSGLTPFLQRAQGENAGMLADGLGMLVEQAAESFAIWRGVQPDTRKVTNMLREVLA, from the coding sequence ATGACCGACCGTTACGCCGTTATCGGCAACCCCATTTCGCATAGCCAGTCGCCGTTCATCCATGAAGAATTCGCCCGCGCCACCGGGCAGGACATCAGCTATGAAAAGCTGTTCGCCGATATCGGCAAGTTCAACGAGGTGGTGGGCGATTTCGTCGCCCATGGCGGCAAGGGGCTCAATATCACGCTGCCGTTCAAGGGCGACGCTTATCGCTACGCTCACGAACTGACCGAGCGCGCCCGCGCGGCCGAGGCGGTCAACACGCTTGCCTTCCGCGAAGGCAAGATCTATGGCGACAACACCGACGGCGTCGGCCTGGTGCGCGACATCGTGGAAAACCTCGATTACCCGATCCAGGGCCAGCGCGTGCTGATCCTGGGCGCCGGCGGCGCGGTGCGCGGCGTGCTGGAGCCCATCCTGGAGCAAAAGCCGGCCAGCCTGACCGTGGCCAACCGCACGGTGATCAAAGCCGAGTCGCTGGCGCACCACTTCGCCCGCTACGGCAAGGTGGAGGCGGTCGGCTATGACGCGCTGGAAGGCCGCAGCTTCGACATTATCATCAACGCCACCTCCACCAGCCTGAACAATGAAATGCCGCCGCTGCCGCATGGCGTGTTCACGGCCCGGACGCTGGCTTACGACATGGTGTACAGCAGCGGCCTGACGCCTTTCCTGCAACGCGCGCAAGGCGAAAACGCCGGCATGCTGGCCGATGGCCTGGGCATGCTGGTGGAGCAGGCGGCGGAATCGTTCGCCATCTGGCGCGGCGTGCAGCCGGACACCCGCAAGGTCACCAATATGCTGAGAGAAGTGCTGGCTTAA
- the mtgA gene encoding monofunctional biosynthetic peptidoglycan transglycosylase — MTRWILKILAALAAAFLLYNLWVLGHILYWRDHNPDASSFMTEQLAKLKQDDPDAELSHKWVPYDKISPNLKRALIAAEDAKFVDHEGFDWDGIEAAFEKNLKKGHIVAGGSTISQQLAKNLFLSSGKTPWRKLEEALITVMLEKTMDKRRIFEIYLNVIEWGSGVFGAEAASRHYFRTSASRLSSGQAAKLAAMVPNPRYYDDHRNAPGLAKKTRIIQRRMGYADLP; from the coding sequence ATGACGCGTTGGATACTGAAAATCCTGGCGGCCCTCGCGGCCGCCTTTCTGCTGTATAACCTGTGGGTCTTAGGCCATATCCTGTATTGGCGCGACCATAATCCCGACGCCAGCTCCTTCATGACCGAGCAGCTGGCCAAGCTGAAGCAGGATGATCCCGACGCGGAACTGAGCCATAAGTGGGTGCCTTACGACAAGATTTCGCCCAATTTGAAGCGGGCCCTGATCGCGGCGGAAGACGCCAAGTTCGTCGATCATGAAGGTTTCGATTGGGACGGCATTGAGGCGGCTTTCGAAAAGAACCTGAAGAAAGGCCATATCGTCGCCGGCGGCTCCACCATCAGCCAGCAATTGGCCAAGAACCTGTTCCTGTCCAGCGGCAAGACGCCCTGGCGCAAGCTGGAGGAGGCGCTGATCACGGTGATGCTGGAAAAGACCATGGACAAGCGCCGCATCTTCGAGATCTATCTGAATGTGATCGAGTGGGGCAGCGGGGTGTTCGGCGCGGAGGCGGCGTCGCGCCATTACTTCCGCACCAGCGCCTCCAGGCTATCCAGCGGCCAGGCGGCCAAGCTGGCGGCCATGGTGCCCAATCCGCGCTATTACGACGATCACCGCAACGCGCCGGGCCTGGCCAAGAAAACCCGCATCATCCAACGGCGGATGGGCTACGCCGATCTGCCATAG
- the mgtE gene encoding magnesium transporter, which produces MTVAFKQQSIDRLQESLVHVQRLIERQRQLEQQAARPEAGAADDAPLQQNLLELRQRLAQLHPADIAHILEALPLEDRLLAWDLTEGEREGAVLLEVSDAVRESLIEVMDPDELVAALVELDADELAELAPDLPRQVVYEAMGRLDEEERGQLQAVLSYEDDRVGALMDFELVKIRADVSCEVVLRYLRRFDELPRQTDKIFVIDDAGCLKGVLSVRKLLVSDPEAEVADVMATEVVSFQPDEAAVDAAQAFERYDLVSAPVVDRRGMLLGRLTVDAMVDVIREESDSEVLNLAGLKEEEDLFASVMDSVKNRWSWLAINLCTAFFASRVIGAFEHSIAQLVALAALMPIVAGIGGNSGNQTITMIVRALAMGQMQLGQAGRLWRKELGVSIINGMVWGSVIGVIAWLLYGSVSLGLVMLAAMTLNLMLAATMGVMIPTLMQKLGKDPALGSSVLITACTDSGGFLIFLGLATLFLL; this is translated from the coding sequence ATGACGGTTGCCTTCAAGCAACAATCGATCGATCGTCTGCAAGAAAGCCTGGTCCACGTCCAGCGCCTGATCGAACGTCAGCGCCAGCTGGAGCAGCAGGCCGCGCGCCCCGAGGCCGGGGCTGCCGATGACGCGCCGCTGCAGCAGAATCTGCTTGAGCTGCGGCAGCGATTGGCGCAGCTGCATCCGGCCGACATCGCCCATATTCTTGAAGCTTTGCCGCTGGAAGACCGCCTCCTGGCCTGGGATCTGACCGAGGGCGAGCGCGAGGGCGCGGTGCTGTTGGAAGTGTCCGACGCGGTGCGCGAATCGCTGATCGAGGTGATGGACCCGGACGAGCTGGTCGCCGCCTTGGTGGAGCTGGATGCCGACGAGCTGGCCGAACTGGCGCCGGATCTGCCGCGCCAGGTGGTGTACGAGGCGATGGGGCGGCTGGACGAGGAAGAGCGCGGCCAGTTGCAGGCGGTGCTGTCTTACGAGGACGACCGCGTCGGCGCGCTGATGGACTTCGAGCTGGTGAAGATCCGCGCCGACGTCAGCTGCGAAGTGGTGCTGCGTTATCTGCGCCGCTTTGACGAGCTGCCGCGCCAGACCGACAAGATTTTCGTCATCGACGACGCCGGCTGCCTGAAAGGCGTGCTGTCGGTGCGCAAGCTGCTGGTGTCCGACCCCGAGGCCGAAGTGGCCGATGTGATGGCCACCGAGGTGGTGAGTTTCCAGCCGGACGAAGCGGCGGTGGATGCCGCCCAGGCCTTCGAGCGTTATGACCTGGTCAGCGCGCCGGTGGTGGACCGCCGCGGCATGCTGCTGGGCCGCTTGACCGTGGACGCCATGGTGGACGTGATCCGCGAGGAATCGGACAGCGAGGTGTTGAACCTGGCCGGTTTGAAGGAAGAGGAAGACTTGTTCGCCTCGGTGATGGATTCGGTGAAAAACCGCTGGTCCTGGCTGGCCATCAATCTGTGCACCGCCTTCTTCGCCTCGCGGGTGATAGGCGCTTTCGAGCATTCCATCGCCCAGTTGGTGGCGCTGGCGGCCTTGATGCCCATCGTGGCCGGTATAGGCGGCAATTCCGGCAATCAGACCATCACCATGATCGTGCGCGCCCTGGCCATGGGCCAGATGCAGCTTGGCCAGGCTGGCCGCTTGTGGCGCAAGGAGCTGGGCGTCAGCATCATCAATGGCATGGTGTGGGGCAGCGTGATAGGCGTGATCGCCTGGCTGTTGTACGGCAGCGTGTCCCTGGGGCTGGTGATGCTGGCGGCGATGACGCTTAACCTGATGCTGGCCGCCACCATGGGGGTGATGATTCCGACCTTGATGCAGAAGCTGGGCAAGGATCCGGCGCTGGGCTCCAGCGTGCTGATCACCGCCTGCACCGATTCCGGCGGATTTTTGATTTTCCTGGGGCTGGCCACTCTTTTCCTATTGTAA